Proteins encoded within one genomic window of uncultured Draconibacterium sp.:
- a CDS encoding calcium/sodium antiporter — MIILFILALLACFVLLARVVDLFFISSLDKISKDLRLSNDAAGATLMAVGSSAPELFVALFAVIKPGEHQAIGIGSIVGSAIFNLLVIVGAAAYVKKTKLTWQPMVRDLFFYSLSVALLLLFIWDGRLTLNETVILLGTYVLYVVAVIYWRKWLPYNDMEATELEDTHGEHSKISKPVDQFLRFIFPEEKHYYRVFILSIVLIAALSYVLVEVAVASAHILNIPEAIIALTVLAVGTSIPDLFSSVIVARQGRGDMAVSNAIGSNIFDILVGLGLPFLLVMVFSGGVIESGGDIFSSTLILSGSVLLLILLLLVKKWKAGKLTGVVLIGAYVLYVLNEILKLYGLGLTF; from the coding sequence ATGATTATACTTTTCATATTGGCTTTACTGGCTTGTTTTGTTTTGCTTGCCCGTGTTGTCGATTTGTTTTTCATATCGTCTCTTGATAAAATCTCGAAAGACCTGCGTTTATCAAACGATGCCGCCGGAGCGACGCTTATGGCTGTGGGATCGAGTGCCCCGGAATTGTTCGTGGCTTTGTTTGCCGTTATAAAACCCGGCGAACACCAGGCAATCGGTATCGGTAGCATTGTGGGGAGCGCAATTTTCAACCTCTTGGTAATTGTTGGCGCAGCGGCCTATGTAAAAAAGACAAAGCTCACCTGGCAGCCAATGGTTCGCGACCTGTTTTTTTATTCGCTTTCTGTAGCATTATTGCTATTGTTTATTTGGGATGGTCGATTAACATTAAACGAAACGGTAATTTTATTAGGCACTTACGTGTTATATGTTGTGGCGGTAATTTATTGGCGAAAATGGTTGCCATACAACGATATGGAAGCTACCGAACTGGAAGATACGCATGGCGAGCACAGCAAGATTAGCAAACCAGTAGATCAGTTTCTGCGTTTTATATTCCCGGAAGAAAAACATTATTACCGCGTTTTTATTCTTTCCATTGTTTTAATTGCTGCACTAAGTTATGTTTTGGTCGAAGTTGCAGTTGCTTCGGCGCATATTCTTAATATTCCTGAAGCTATTATTGCATTAACCGTTCTTGCTGTCGGAACATCAATTCCTGATCTGTTTTCATCAGTTATTGTTGCTCGTCAGGGAAGAGGAGACATGGCGGTTAGTAACGCAATTGGGTCAAATATATTCGATATTCTGGTAGGACTTGGATTGCCGTTTCTGCTTGTTATGGTTTTTTCAGGAGGGGTAATTGAGTCGGGAGGCGATATATTTAGTTCAACCTTGATTTTGTCGGGATCAGTACTTTTATTGATTCTCCTTTTATTGGTTAAAAAATGGAAAGCAGGAAAACTAACAGGAGTTGTGTTAATTGGTGCTTATGTATTATATGTGCTTAATGAAATACTAAAACTCTACGGATTAGGTTTAACTTTTTAA
- a CDS encoding ABC transporter ATP-binding protein, translated as MEKLQIIKIEGLTKTFGAGSGKKEVLKGIDLTINSGSLIGYIGPNGAGKSTTVKILCGIISDYGGKITMFGKDFASNQLEMKHRIGYIPENGKVYDSLTPLEYGLFLSDIYGLDPDKARARMERFYDLFELKQELNNRMDTFSKGMRQKALIINGLLHNPDIIFLDEPLSGLDANSVIIVKEMLLQLKNDGKTIFYCSHLMDIVEKISDRIILINDGMVVADGTFDELNAGHNKSLEQLFSEMTGKADYEGRSDFIRNIVNS; from the coding sequence ATGGAGAAGCTCCAAATCATTAAAATCGAAGGCCTTACTAAAACGTTTGGTGCCGGATCTGGAAAAAAAGAAGTATTAAAAGGAATTGATCTTACGATTAATTCAGGAAGTTTGATCGGCTATATTGGCCCCAACGGTGCAGGTAAAAGTACAACAGTAAAAATTCTGTGTGGTATCATTTCTGATTACGGTGGGAAAATTACCATGTTTGGGAAAGATTTTGCATCCAACCAGCTGGAAATGAAACACCGGATTGGTTATATCCCAGAAAACGGGAAAGTGTACGATTCGCTAACTCCCTTGGAATACGGGCTTTTTTTGTCAGATATCTATGGTTTAGATCCGGATAAAGCGCGGGCGAGAATGGAGAGGTTTTATGATCTTTTTGAATTAAAACAAGAGCTGAATAATCGAATGGATACTTTTTCGAAAGGGATGCGACAAAAAGCATTGATCATTAATGGTTTGTTGCATAATCCTGATATTATTTTTCTTGATGAACCGCTTTCCGGTCTAGATGCCAACTCGGTAATAATTGTGAAAGAAATGCTACTTCAGTTAAAAAACGATGGAAAAACCATTTTTTATTGTTCGCATTTAATGGATATTGTGGAAAAAATTTCGGACCGGATTATTCTTATAAATGATGGAATGGTGGTAGCCGACGGTACTTTCGACGAATTGAATGCCGGCCATAATAAATCGCTTGAACAGCTTTTCTCGGAGATGACCGGCAAGGCCGACTACGAAGGCAGATCTGATTTTATACGTAACATTGTTAACTCGTAG
- a CDS encoding methyltransferase: MGRNNYFQFKQFRIEQRRSAMKVGIDGILLGAWADVHDCNTILDIGTGTGLIALMLAQRSQAQITAIEIEKNAAKESAENVAASPWNNRVEVQNVSLQKFAAETTSQFDLIVSNPPYFQNSLKAGNESRSLARHTDSLPLADLAKLSAELLSVKGRLAVILPVDAALRFIELARLQKLYPVRFTKVSPYQQKDPHRYLMEFSKHQQDWETNSIAIRKNPEGDYSDEFKFLCKEFYLLF, from the coding sequence ATGGGCAGAAACAATTATTTCCAGTTCAAACAATTCCGAATCGAACAACGGCGTTCGGCGATGAAAGTGGGTATTGATGGTATTTTGTTGGGTGCGTGGGCAGATGTCCATGATTGCAACACGATTCTCGATATAGGTACCGGAACCGGTTTAATTGCTTTAATGCTGGCACAACGTTCTCAAGCTCAAATTACCGCCATAGAGATTGAGAAAAATGCAGCTAAAGAATCTGCAGAAAATGTAGCCGCATCGCCGTGGAATAATAGGGTAGAAGTTCAGAATGTTTCCTTACAAAAGTTTGCAGCAGAAACTACTTCGCAATTCGATTTGATTGTATCGAATCCTCCTTACTTCCAAAATTCGTTAAAAGCAGGAAATGAAAGTCGCTCGCTGGCGCGACATACCGATAGTTTGCCTTTAGCGGATCTGGCAAAACTATCAGCCGAATTACTTTCAGTAAAAGGTCGGTTAGCCGTAATTCTGCCGGTTGATGCGGCTTTACGGTTTATTGAGTTGGCACGTTTACAGAAATTATACCCGGTTCGTTTTACCAAAGTTTCTCCATATCAGCAAAAGGACCCGCATCGTTATCTAATGGAATTTTCGAAACATCAGCAGGATTGGGAAACAAACTCCATCGCAATAAGAAAAAATCCAGAAGGTGACTATTCTGATGAATTTAAATTTTTATGTAAAGAATTTTATTTGCTATTTTAG
- a CDS encoding flavodoxin domain-containing protein, with protein sequence MRTLITYCTTHGCTEKTATELKQFLGGEVLLVNLKKEAVPDLSSFDRIIIGGSIHAGQIQKKVKDFCNEHYETLKNKELGLFICCMEEGEKAEIQLHDAYPNGLLQSAKATACLGGEFDFNRMNFFQKMVVKKVAKVDDSVSHINHDAIKRFSQQMNKIFNPFMFFV encoded by the coding sequence ATGAGAACATTAATCACCTATTGCACCACACATGGTTGTACCGAAAAAACAGCTACCGAGCTAAAACAGTTTTTGGGAGGCGAAGTATTATTGGTTAACCTGAAAAAAGAAGCTGTTCCTGATCTTTCATCATTCGATCGGATAATTATTGGCGGCTCCATTCATGCCGGTCAGATTCAAAAAAAAGTTAAAGATTTTTGCAACGAACATTACGAAACACTAAAAAATAAAGAACTCGGGTTATTTATTTGCTGCATGGAGGAAGGCGAAAAAGCAGAAATCCAGTTGCACGACGCTTATCCGAATGGCTTATTACAAAGTGCCAAAGCAACGGCTTGTTTGGGCGGCGAATTCGATTTTAATAGAATGAATTTCTTTCAGAAAATGGTTGTAAAGAAAGTTGCCAAAGTGGATGACAGCGTGTCGCACATTAACCACGATGCCATAAAACGCTTCTCGCAGCAAATGAACAAGATTTTTAATCCGTTTATGTTTTTTGTTTAG
- the secDF gene encoding protein translocase subunit SecDF, which yields MQNKGAILTFAILLAAVCFYQLSFTYVSNKVKDDAIEYAQGDEMKEFQYLDSMKSEVVYNFLGLKKYTYKDVQELEINLGLDLKGGMNVTLQVEVQDIIRAMSNNSDDKTFNEALALATKNQQNSTKDYVTLFGEAFEELDPNARLASIFNTLELRDQVNFNTTNAEVLRIIEEQTKAAIANAFNIIRTRIDRFGVAQPNIQNLQTSGRILVELPGVKDQNRVRSLLQGTANLEFWETYENQEVYQYMLQANERIKEMQVLETEKSGSEATADEETEDPAAVDTTENSLLSELEAGAADDTTATPDNLAAFKEQYPLFALLNPSTDQTGQLYPGPVVGMASAKDTSKINTYLHNPQIRSVFPRDMRFAWTAKSADEAGNFYRLIALKVTTRDGKAPLDGGVITDARQDFDQFGTNPEVAMQMNAEGAKVWQRMTKENVGKSIAIVLDGYVRSFPNVNGEIPGGRSSISGLESIEEAQDLANVLKSGKMPAPARIIQEDIVGPSLGQKAINSGLLSFVIAFALVLIYMLFFYSKNAGLAANIALIANMFFIFGILASLGAVLTLPGIAGIVLTIGMSVDANVLIYERIQEEMRAGKGVKLAITDGYKNAYSAIIDGQVTTLLTGVVLYLFGSGPIKGFASTLMIGILTSLFSAIFLTRLIFDWQLKKGGRILFTSTATEGWLRNMKIKFLEKRKMFYVISGVFILISIGSFFVRGLNYGIDFKGGRSYIVEFQKDVEVGEVRAALADVFGSAPEVKTSGNDIKITTDYKIEDHSENIDNEVEALLMQGLKDADLIDQSVTLEEFTQEYQQSSQKVGPTISADIRKDAAIAIGFSLIIIFLYILVRFRDWQYGLGAVAALAHDSLIVLGIFSLFSGVLPFSLEIDQAFIAAILTVLGYSINDTVVVFDRIREYLGLHPKRDRVENVDAALNSTLRRTFSTSLSTFVVLLAIFLFGGSTIRGFTFALLVGVVVGTYSSLFIATPIAHDTRSRVAKVVAKRKK from the coding sequence ATGCAAAACAAAGGTGCAATTTTAACATTTGCAATTCTGTTGGCAGCGGTATGTTTTTACCAGCTATCGTTTACCTATGTTTCGAACAAGGTGAAAGATGATGCCATTGAATATGCGCAAGGTGATGAAATGAAAGAGTTTCAATACCTTGATTCAATGAAAAGCGAAGTGGTTTACAACTTCCTTGGATTGAAAAAATATACTTACAAAGACGTTCAGGAGCTGGAAATTAACCTGGGGCTTGACCTGAAAGGTGGAATGAACGTAACACTTCAGGTTGAAGTGCAGGATATCATCCGTGCGATGTCGAATAACAGCGACGACAAAACGTTTAACGAGGCTTTGGCACTGGCAACTAAAAACCAGCAAAACAGTACAAAAGACTACGTAACACTTTTTGGCGAAGCTTTCGAAGAACTTGATCCGAATGCGCGTTTAGCTTCTATTTTCAACACTTTGGAACTTCGCGATCAGGTGAACTTTAATACAACAAACGCCGAGGTATTACGGATTATCGAAGAGCAAACTAAGGCTGCAATCGCCAATGCTTTTAATATCATCCGTACGCGTATCGACCGTTTTGGTGTAGCACAACCTAATATTCAGAACCTGCAAACAAGCGGTAGAATTTTGGTTGAATTGCCGGGTGTAAAAGATCAGAACCGTGTTCGTAGCCTGTTGCAGGGAACTGCAAACCTTGAGTTCTGGGAAACTTACGAAAACCAGGAAGTTTATCAATACATGCTTCAAGCCAACGAGCGTATTAAAGAAATGCAAGTGCTTGAAACCGAAAAAAGTGGTAGCGAAGCTACTGCTGATGAGGAGACTGAAGATCCCGCAGCAGTTGATACAACTGAAAACTCATTGCTTTCGGAATTAGAAGCCGGCGCCGCAGATGACACAACAGCAACACCAGATAATTTAGCCGCTTTTAAAGAGCAGTATCCACTGTTTGCACTTTTGAATCCAAGTACCGATCAAACCGGTCAGCTTTACCCTGGTCCGGTTGTAGGTATGGCTAGCGCAAAAGATACATCGAAGATTAATACTTACCTGCATAATCCACAAATCAGAAGCGTATTCCCACGCGATATGAGATTTGCATGGACAGCAAAATCGGCTGACGAAGCAGGTAATTTTTACCGTTTAATTGCATTAAAAGTTACTACCCGCGACGGAAAAGCTCCTCTTGATGGTGGTGTTATTACGGATGCTCGTCAGGATTTCGACCAATTTGGTACAAACCCTGAAGTAGCTATGCAAATGAATGCTGAAGGTGCAAAGGTTTGGCAGCGTATGACAAAAGAAAATGTTGGTAAATCAATCGCAATTGTTCTGGATGGATATGTTCGTTCATTTCCAAATGTAAATGGCGAGATTCCTGGAGGACGCTCAAGCATTAGCGGTTTGGAAAGTATTGAAGAGGCACAAGACCTTGCAAACGTTCTGAAATCGGGTAAAATGCCGGCTCCTGCACGTATTATTCAGGAAGACATTGTTGGTCCTTCACTGGGACAAAAAGCTATTAACAGCGGTTTGCTTTCATTCGTAATCGCTTTTGCGCTTGTACTTATTTACATGTTGTTCTTCTACAGTAAAAATGCAGGTTTGGCTGCAAACATTGCTTTGATTGCCAACATGTTCTTCATTTTCGGTATTCTTGCTTCGTTAGGTGCTGTACTTACACTGCCTGGTATTGCGGGTATCGTACTTACAATCGGTATGTCGGTTGATGCCAACGTGTTGATTTACGAACGTATTCAGGAAGAAATGCGAGCCGGTAAAGGTGTGAAACTGGCCATCACAGATGGTTATAAAAATGCTTACTCAGCAATTATCGACGGTCAGGTTACTACATTATTAACCGGTGTCGTACTTTACTTGTTTGGTTCAGGTCCAATTAAAGGTTTTGCTTCTACTTTAATGATAGGTATTCTAACCTCACTATTTTCGGCAATTTTCTTAACCCGTTTAATTTTCGACTGGCAGTTGAAAAAAGGTGGTCGTATCTTATTTACTTCAACTGCAACAGAAGGTTGGTTGCGTAACATGAAAATTAAATTCCTCGAGAAAAGAAAAATGTTCTATGTGATTTCAGGTGTATTCATTCTGATTTCTATCGGATCTTTCTTTGTTCGCGGTTTGAATTACGGTATCGACTTTAAAGGGGGTCGTTCATATATTGTAGAATTCCAGAAAGATGTTGAAGTTGGTGAAGTTCGTGCAGCATTGGCCGATGTTTTCGGATCAGCACCAGAAGTAAAAACTTCGGGTAACGATATTAAAATTACTACCGACTATAAAATTGAAGACCACAGCGAAAACATCGATAACGAAGTTGAAGCTTTATTAATGCAAGGTTTGAAGGATGCTGATCTTATCGATCAGTCAGTAACTCTTGAAGAATTCACCCAGGAATATCAGCAGAGTTCGCAAAAAGTTGGTCCTACTATTTCTGCTGATATCCGTAAGGATGCAGCTATTGCAATTGGTTTCTCGCTGATCATCATTTTCCTTTATATTCTGGTTCGTTTCCGCGACTGGCAATACGGTTTGGGAGCTGTTGCTGCATTGGCACACGACTCGTTAATCGTATTGGGTATCTTCTCATTGTTTTCAGGGGTATTGCCATTCTCGTTGGAAATTGATCAGGCGTTTATCGCAGCTATTCTAACGGTGCTGGGTTACTCAATTAACGATACCGTGGTTGTATTCGACCGTATCAGGGAGTACCTGGGCTTGCACCCAAAACGCGACCGTGTTGAAAATGTTGATGCGGCATTGAACAGCACACTGCGTCGTACTTTTAGTACTTCGTTATCAACTTTCGTGGTACTGTTAGCTATCTTCTTATTTGGAGGATCTACGATACGCGGCTTTACGTTTGCTTTGTTGGTGGGAGTTGTTGTGGGTACTTATTCATCGCTTTTCATTGCAACACCAATTGCACACGATACACGTAGCCGTGTTGCTAAAGTGGTTGCAAAACGTAAGAAATAA
- a CDS encoding TIGR02757 family protein: MPNKKISDLKDFLNEKVEKYNQQEFIETDPIQVPKQFTEKENIEIAGFLAATIAWGNRAAIIKNALRLMALLDNQPHDFVLNASEKERDRLQKFVHRTFNGDDCIYFIRSLRNVYKKHGGLQAVFESGFQQERTVKSALAHFYSVFFEKEGERTRKHISNVSRGASAKRLNMYLRWMCRRDKSGVDFGLWNGIPQSALMLPLDVHTGNVGRKLGLLQRRSNDWKAVEEITATLREFDPIDPIKYDFALFGLGVFEKF, encoded by the coding sequence GTGCCAAATAAAAAAATATCAGATTTAAAAGATTTTCTCAACGAAAAAGTTGAAAAGTACAATCAACAGGAGTTTATTGAAACCGATCCGATTCAGGTTCCTAAACAATTTACCGAGAAAGAAAATATTGAGATTGCCGGTTTTTTGGCGGCAACCATCGCCTGGGGAAACCGGGCTGCCATTATAAAAAATGCTTTGCGGTTAATGGCCTTGCTCGATAATCAGCCACACGACTTTGTGTTAAACGCCTCGGAAAAAGAACGCGACAGGCTGCAAAAGTTTGTACATCGTACGTTTAATGGCGACGATTGTATTTATTTTATTCGCTCGCTGCGAAATGTTTATAAAAAACATGGTGGTTTACAAGCTGTTTTTGAAAGCGGATTTCAACAAGAGCGGACTGTAAAATCAGCTTTGGCACATTTCTATTCCGTGTTTTTCGAAAAGGAAGGGGAACGAACACGCAAGCACATTTCGAATGTATCGAGAGGGGCTTCGGCCAAACGGCTGAATATGTATTTGCGATGGATGTGCCGGAGGGATAAATCGGGCGTGGATTTTGGCTTGTGGAACGGAATTCCGCAATCGGCGCTGATGCTGCCGCTTGATGTGCACACCGGAAATGTAGGGCGAAAGTTAGGACTTCTGCAACGCCGCTCAAACGACTGGAAAGCGGTGGAAGAAATTACCGCCACTTTGCGCGAGTTCGATCCAATTGATCCGATTAAATATGATTTTGCGCTGTTTGGATTGGGTGTTTTCGAAAAATTCTAA
- a CDS encoding FAD-binding oxidoreductase: protein MTIDMKPEVQLDTNYYKVVGIRKLTEHTFVLSLPKSRFEFVAGQHVSLSITGDYQSREYSIYSAEEGENLEVLVKEVEGGYFSPKLKHLKVGDMVEVHGPFGKFGLDEKNKDTHKHIFIASGTGIAPFHSMVKSNTGLNYQLIHGVRYAEEGYEQEEYNKENYTLCTSRDKSGDFNGRVTDYLKKTDFDKNTCFYLCGNSDMIFDSMEILSDKGFGRENITVEVYF, encoded by the coding sequence ATGACAATTGATATGAAACCAGAAGTACAGCTTGATACGAATTATTATAAGGTTGTTGGAATCAGGAAATTAACAGAGCACACTTTTGTGTTGTCGCTTCCAAAAAGTCGCTTCGAATTTGTTGCCGGACAGCATGTGTCGTTGTCTATAACCGGCGACTATCAGAGCCGCGAGTACTCGATTTACAGTGCCGAAGAAGGGGAAAATCTGGAAGTGTTGGTTAAAGAAGTTGAAGGTGGATATTTCTCACCAAAACTAAAGCACTTAAAAGTTGGCGACATGGTAGAAGTACACGGTCCTTTCGGAAAATTTGGTTTGGATGAGAAAAATAAAGATACGCACAAGCATATTTTTATTGCCAGCGGAACCGGAATTGCACCGTTTCATAGTATGGTAAAAAGTAATACAGGTTTAAACTACCAGTTAATTCATGGTGTTCGTTATGCCGAGGAAGGTTATGAGCAGGAAGAGTATAATAAAGAGAATTACACACTTTGTACATCGCGCGATAAAAGCGGCGATTTTAATGGCAGGGTGACTGATTACCTGAAAAAGACAGATTTTGATAAGAATACCTGTTTTTACTTGTGCGGAAACAGCGATATGATCTTCGACTCGATGGAGATTTTAAGCGATAAAGGTTTTGGAAGAGAGAATATTACCGTAGAGGTATATTTTTAA
- a CDS encoding twin-arginine translocase TatA/TatE family subunit, with amino-acid sequence MQYLLFISGGEIVLVMLLALLFFGSKAIPDIAKTLGKGMREFKKATNEIKRELDNHTSDIQKDIKDVTSTVTKDTNDIKKGITDKLKD; translated from the coding sequence ATGCAGTATTTATTATTTATAAGTGGTGGCGAGATAGTTTTGGTGATGCTGTTGGCATTGTTGTTTTTCGGATCGAAAGCAATACCCGATATTGCCAAAACACTGGGGAAAGGTATGCGTGAGTTTAAAAAGGCCACAAACGAAATAAAACGAGAACTCGATAACCATACTTCTGATATTCAAAAAGACATAAAAGATGTTACCTCAACAGTAACAAAAGATACCAACGATATTAAAAAAGGTATCACTGATAAGTTGAAGGATTAA
- a CDS encoding ABC transporter ATP-binding protein, with amino-acid sequence MIRAENITKSFGALEVLKGIDLDIPKGKLYSIVGASGAGKTTLLQILGTLSKPDSGELFFNDTKISDLSDKKLAGFRNREIGFVFQFHHLLPEFTALENVCIPAFIAKTPKAKAEARAKELIDYLGLADRMTHKPSELSGGEKQRVAMARALINSPSVVMADEPSGNLDSTNRDELHDLLFKLRDDLGQTFIIVTHDDHFAEQSDRIIHIKDGVISD; translated from the coding sequence TTGATAAGAGCTGAAAACATAACGAAATCGTTTGGAGCACTTGAGGTGTTAAAGGGAATTGATTTGGACATTCCGAAAGGGAAACTTTATTCCATTGTTGGAGCCAGCGGAGCGGGAAAAACCACATTGCTGCAAATTCTCGGCACATTGAGTAAACCCGATAGTGGTGAGCTCTTTTTTAACGACACAAAAATCTCTGATCTCAGCGATAAAAAGCTGGCCGGTTTTCGTAACCGCGAAATTGGTTTTGTGTTTCAGTTTCATCATTTACTGCCCGAGTTTACGGCATTGGAGAATGTTTGTATTCCTGCATTTATTGCCAAAACACCAAAAGCAAAAGCTGAAGCCCGCGCAAAGGAATTGATCGATTATTTGGGACTGGCCGACCGCATGACTCATAAACCATCGGAATTATCGGGCGGTGAAAAACAACGTGTCGCAATGGCGCGTGCACTAATAAATAGCCCGTCGGTGGTGATGGCCGATGAACCATCGGGAAACCTGGACTCAACGAACCGTGACGAATTACATGACTTGCTTTTTAAACTGCGCGACGATTTGGGCCAAACGTTTATCATTGTAACCCACGATGATCATTTTGCCGAACAGTCTGACCGGATCATCCACATCAAAGACGGAGTAATCAGTGATTAG
- the upp gene encoding uracil phosphoribosyltransferase, with translation MEIRVLGHNHSILDQYLAEIRDTGIQTDPLRFRDNLNRIGEIFAYEISKEMQFEINNVTTPLGVAKVPKLCRQPVLATILRAGLAMHNGLLRIFDRAENCFISAFRKYTEGGDFEIEFEYMASPSLDDKVVILSDPMLASGKSMEIGYKALFSKGKPAHIHLVAIIASEEGVEYVKNAIKDENVTLWLGAVDPEMTPKSYIVPGLGDAGDLAFGEKIDSK, from the coding sequence ATGGAAATTCGAGTTTTAGGCCACAACCACTCCATTTTAGACCAGTACCTGGCAGAAATCCGAGATACAGGAATCCAAACCGATCCACTTCGTTTTCGTGATAACCTCAACCGAATAGGAGAAATTTTTGCTTACGAAATAAGCAAAGAGATGCAGTTTGAGATTAACAATGTAACAACTCCGCTTGGCGTTGCAAAGGTTCCGAAATTATGCCGGCAACCGGTTTTAGCAACGATTTTACGTGCAGGATTGGCAATGCACAATGGTCTGCTGCGTATTTTCGACCGGGCAGAAAACTGTTTTATTTCGGCTTTTAGAAAATATACGGAAGGTGGTGACTTTGAAATTGAGTTTGAATACATGGCCTCTCCTTCGCTTGATGATAAAGTGGTTATACTTTCAGATCCGATGCTGGCCTCGGGAAAATCAATGGAAATTGGTTACAAAGCATTGTTCAGTAAAGGAAAACCAGCCCACATACACCTGGTAGCAATTATTGCCAGCGAAGAAGGTGTTGAGTATGTGAAGAATGCCATTAAAGACGAAAATGTAACTTTATGGCTGGGAGCTGTTGATCCTGAAATGACTCCAAAATCATACATCGTTCCAGGATTGGGCGATGCGGGAGATTTGGCATTTGGCGAAAAAATCGATTCAAAATAA
- a CDS encoding gamma-glutamylcyclotransferase family protein has protein sequence MNVFVYGSLLFPEIADGLCGQKLNSEDASLSGYARFALKGADYPAIIKKDNSTVEGKVLLNLDENAIYLLTFYEGDEYGMAPVKVETDSGIINAVAFVWMAGNELLEDFDWSKEQFEAESLEFYRHEIVPATLKAYKQK, from the coding sequence ATGAATGTATTTGTATATGGTTCGCTACTATTTCCTGAAATTGCCGACGGTTTGTGTGGGCAGAAGTTGAATTCGGAAGATGCAAGTTTAAGTGGTTACGCACGCTTTGCTTTAAAAGGGGCCGATTACCCGGCAATTATCAAAAAAGATAACTCCACGGTGGAAGGTAAAGTGCTACTTAACCTCGACGAAAATGCGATTTACTTGCTGACTTTTTACGAAGGCGATGAATATGGAATGGCACCGGTTAAAGTTGAAACCGATTCAGGAATTATAAATGCCGTTGCTTTTGTCTGGATGGCCGGAAATGAACTTCTGGAAGATTTTGACTGGAGCAAAGAACAATTTGAAGCTGAATCTCTGGAGTTTTACCGCCATGAGATTGTTCCTGCAACACTAAAAGCCTACAAGCAGAAATAA